The DNA segment TACCTGCGACATCCCACCCACAGCACCGATTCCCACAGTGGGCAAATGGGCATAGAATCACGGTATGACCGAGCCAGCGCTCATCGAAACCGACGCACGCAGCCGCGCAGTACTGCCCGGCCAGCCCAACCAGCGCTTCCTCATGCGCGTCAACGAGGACGGCAGCATTCTGCTGCAGCCGGCCCGCATCGTCACCGACGCGCAGCAGGAGTACGACTCCAACCCCGAGCTGCGCGACCTCCTCGCCAGAGCTACCGCCTCCCCCACAGTGCGACGCACCCGCCAACGCCGCTAGATGAGCGCCGAAGCCGACTACTCAGAGGTTGCCGACGCCCAACTCGACGAGCTGGAACAAGGCCCCGACGTCGACCTATACAACGCGGTCCTCGACACGATCGAACTGATCTTCCAGCTGCCAGGACAGGCTCACGCGCTGTCGACAGCGATCACCACCAACGAGGGCATCCGGCTACGACTGCCCGTCATCGGACACCCGCCCTACAAGGTCTTCTGGTCCACCGAAGGGCCACGCATAGAGGCAATTTTCCCGCACCCATAGAACCGAAACACGCTGGACGACAACACCTCCAAGTCCGACCGTCGCCGCGGTCAGGGCTGGTGCGGTGGCGCGAATCGCCGGATGTAAGCCTCCGCCTCGGGTGAACGTTCATGATCGGGGGGAACCACCCGGTCCTCCAACTTGGCCGACGCCTCCACTGATCGTCGAGCGGAGCGCTTCACAGCATCCTTTGACACCACCACTTTCTTCGGTGTCTTCCCCTCCACGACAATCGACCCGTTCAGAAGTCGTCGACAGTGAGTGCTCGCGGCATCAGCCACAGGGTGTCCGGGTCGCCGGCGGCCAGGTGCGCCCCGATCGCCTGAGGCCATGGCCACGGCAGAAACGGATAGAAGATCAACGTTGTACCAGCGCTGCGAGTCCGGTCTAGGTGCAGCTCGGCGAACGCCACCGCCTCCGTCAATGCCGGCCGCAGCTGAATGTGCGTGCGCAGCAGCTCGAACAGGACTCCCGGAGCGTCCTGGCTTTGATCCTTGCGCGTGCACACCGTGGCATCACGCACCACCCAGTCCTTCCACCGATCCTCAAGTGAGGCAACGGATTCCTGCGGAAAGTAGAACAGCAGGTTTGGGGTCGATAGTGCAGCACCGGTCATAGGCGTCACGCAAAGGGCCGCTGTCCGGAGCCGGCCGGGCAGGCTTGCTGGATGAATTCGATTCGGCGGGTGAACTGGTCGATGATTGAAACGGTGTGTTCGGCGAATCGCCTCTGTTCGGCCGGGTCGTCTTCGCAGTCGATGAACTCGACAAACTTCTGCACAGCGTTGTCCACGGCGCCCAGGTAGAACGCGATCGCGCGCTTGAGGCTGACGCGATCGGCGTTGAGTCGACCTTCGAGCACCGCGATCTCGTCCAACGAGTCGTAGATCGTCGTGGTGCTCTCCCGGCCGTCGCCGCGCACCTCGGGAACCTTCGGGAGTTCCTCTGCAGCCCAGTCGATGTCATTACCGGCGTCGAGCAGCCGAAGCCACCCGAGAACGCGATCGCGGCACTCGATCCACGATTGCCGCGCCGCCATGTGGTCGCTGTACAGCGCTCCGTTGACGGCGTTGTAGTGATTCACCGCGGCAATCTGGACCATCCCAAGCCACCCCGTGCCAGTGACGGTCGGCACGGTGAAGTAGTCGTAGGTCGGGGCGTACGGCTGATCAAGCAGCCCTTTGATGTACCAGCGGATCGTGTCCAACGTCGCCCCCGGTTAGGCCACGGCGGCAGCCGGGTTGAGTGGCGCGCCCGCGAGCCGAGATGCATACAGCAGGTCTGCGCAACCGTCCACGGTGTCGTAATTGCGAAGGCACAAAACGACTTCGGCAGCGCGGGCCTGGGCGAGCAATCGTGCGGGTGAATCCGCCCCGCCGGCGCCGGCGTTGGACACCGCGCTCTGGTACTCGATCATGGCCATGAACCGCTGCTTTGCGACATCTGCCCACAAGGCGTCGTCGATCGGCTTGCGCGCCTCGAACAGGTCGATGACGCGGTCGGTGGCCTGTCCGCTCATTTGCGCGACAGAGGCCGCCATCTGCGAATGCCGAGCGGCCACCTTCAGCATGTCCTGATCGGTAAATGCGTTGGCCTGCCGCCACTCCCACGGCATCGCCACCGCACAGCGATGCGACGCCGTGGGATCGACCGCCGTGGCACGGGCGACCTCTTTGGCATTGATGCTGACCGGTCGAGCGCCCACCTCGCCGGCCCAGTCGATCACCTGACCCAGCGGAAGCGACGACGCCACTGCCAGGACGCGCGAGCCAGGCGCGGCCTGCTCGCGCGCCATGGCCTGCCGGACCACAGTCTCGAGCGGGTTGGAGCCGCCGGCTTCGGCGGCGGCGTTCCACAGCTGGTGGCCGACGATCGGGTCCGTCACCGCCAGGCGCACATCCTGTGGGATCCGCACGCCCAGCGGAATGTAGGACGCGCCCTCGCTGGTCGCCAGCCACGCCGAGATCGTTCCGCCACGATCCCAAATCACCGACGCTGCATAGTGAATCTCGACGTACCCGGTGGCCAAGGTCTGCGCGATCATCGCCGTGATGACCTCGCGGCCGGCGTCCATCGCCTGATCGAAAATGATGTCACCGCTGGCCCCGTCCGCGCCGATCCCACGGATCGACGGGCCTTGCACCGGAACGGGTGTCACCGACGCCCCGCCGGCCGCCGCGGCTGACGGTGCCGCCCCGCTTACCGGAGTCGCCGCAGCCGCAGGCGTGGTCGGAACCGCCGCCGCCGGCGGGCCGGCCGAGGTCACCGGAGTCACCGGCGCCGCCCCTCCACCCACGGCCGGAGGCGCCATCATCGCCATCGGCGGCGCTGCTGCCCCTGAACCACCGAACGAGGCCGGCGACGTCGCGGCCGCAGGTGCGGCAGCTGCAGGCGCCTGCGCCGCCGCCTGCGCAACGTTCTGAGCAATGCTGGAGCCTACGTTGGTTGCCGAACTTGCAATATTTGCAGCGCTATTCACCGCACCCGTTGCCATCCGAGCAGACGACTCCGCGATCCCCGAACTCAGCCCGGCGACCCCGGATCCGCGGCCGGCGGCCGCGCTCGCGGCACCAGCTCCATTAGCCGCGCCAGCTCCGTTGGCGGCATTCGCGCCATTCGCATTGGCCAGCTGGCCGGACTGCGCCATCGAGCTAGGGCTACTCGCGCTGCTCGATGCCGGCGACGAAGAAGACGCGGGCGACGAGCTGCCTGACGACGTCGGCTTGAAAATCTGGCCGATCGAAGACGCCGGATTACTGCTTCCCCCACCAGAACTGCCTGTCGAGGGCGCGGATGTCGATGGCGGCGACATCGGCGCAGCCTGCTTCTCCTTACCCAGGTCCGAAGGATCAATCTTGTCGGGCTGCTTGAACGCGGTCTGCTGAATCTGCCTGTCCGAGTTGGACGTTGGATCGGTTGTGGCACTCTTTTGGGGCGCGTCGGTGTTCGCTGCTTGAGGAGTGTTCTGACTCTTAACGGTGTAGTCGACTGGCTTCGCGCTGGTGCCGGGGGTTTGTGGCAAGGGCATGGCAGGTGGTGCGGCGGGGGCGCCGATACCGGGGAGGCCGCCAGCTTCGGGCAGCATGTGGTTGGCGTAGGGATCTTTCCATTCAGCGATGTCCGTGGAAAGCGCTGTCACAGTCGCGGCGCCCTGCATGTCTCGTGCATGGGCATCGGCTTTCGCGGTCGCGACGATCGCGGCGATGCTAGCTTCGAGCTGTGCCTCGATCGCCGCGATCGCCGCCGGGGCAACCAGCGGAGCAGCCTTCAGCGCAGCGTCCTTTGCCTTCTCGGCGTTGTCGCGCGACGTCTTCACATTCTCCTCGGCCTGATGCACGATCTCGGCCAGGTCCTGCTTAGTTGACTGCAGCTCGTTGGCAGCCCAGTGCGCTTTCTTGGAGATCTGCCGATAGGCCTCGATCCGGTTCTGCAGCGCAGTCTCTCGTCCGGCCTCCAGCCCGCGAGCCGCTTCGATGAACGCACCGCTCATGGGAGCAAGGATTTGCTTGATGTCCATCTGCGCATCGAGCTGTTGGAACAACTCGTTGGCCTTCTGCGAGTAGGTCATTGCATAGCCCGACCAGTCCATCACGTCGGACTCCGGCCACGCCCCAGCGAGAATCTCCTCCGAATGCTCCGTGTGGGGCTTCGAGATGTCAGCGAATGCCAAGGCCCGCAATCCTTCCTGCTAGGGAGCGAGACGTGTGCACAGGGCTGCCATTTCGTCAGAAACCTCCTGAGCCATGTCACGCGCATTGCCGACGATGGGCTCAAAGTTCCTGTATGAGTTGCCAAGAACCCGATATGTCTTCGCTGCAGTGGTCGCGGCTTCTGACAGAACCGGAGTCGAGCCGGGCGCGATCTTTGACTGCAGTATGTCGGCCGCTTGAATGTAGAGTCCGCCGGCCTTACGCACGGCGTCGGCCCATTCCGGATTCTGCTGCGTCGCCGGATCCAAGATCTTTGTACCCGGAGGAAGTACGGCGAGAGTGTCGGTGGCCGCCTTATACGGGGCGTCGGAACCCAGATATCCATCCCGGCAGGTCTGGCGATCTGCCTGGGCGGTCGGTAGAGGTGCCGGAGGCGCCGGTGTCGGGGCTGGGACGGTGACCGTCACGGGCGAGGCCGGCGCCGCTGTCGAGGGGGTCGACGTATCCCTGGACTGCAGAGTGATCGCGACAGCCGCCGTGCTCGCCACAATGGCGCCTACAAGACCGGCCGCCACAATTAACGGCCATCGGTTCCGACGACGCTCCCGGTCAACGCGCTGCGCGGGCACCACGGGCGGGTATCCGGGCGGCGGAAAGGGCGGGTACCCCGGCGGGGCCGGCGGCGACACCTGCGGGGAGTTCGGCGGGAAGGCCGTATCGACTCCAAATGGCTTCGGGTTCACTGGCAAAGCCAATCCACGGCCTGCTGACTGGCCTTGAAGACCGCCACGGCGTTACCGCTAGCCGGATCTACCGACTTGTACGCCTCCGAGAGGGTCCGCAGGGCGCTGACCGTCGTATCGGCGACACCCATCAGGGTCGGGTTGGCTCCAGCGGCGATACCCGCCTCGAAGGTGTCGGCCGCCTGGCCGAACAGGTCGCCTGCGCGCGCGACCGACGCCTTCCACGCTGGGTTGTTCTGAACGGCGGGATCGGTGATGTTCATGCCGGCGGGGATGGCGTTCATCGCAGCGGCTCCGGCCGTCACCAGAGTGTCGGTGTTCTTCCAGGCGCGGCACGTTTGTGCGTCGGCCTCGGCAACTGGCAACGGTGCTGGCGCCGCCGCGGGCGCCGCGGTCTCCGTCACCGTTGATGGCGCCGACGACACGGTGTTGCTTGTCGAGGCCGGGTTGGTGACGGCGAAGGTGATCAGCGTGGCGACGGAACCGGCGACGACCGCCCCGACCGCTGCCGCGGCTGCCAGCGCAGGCCACCGCCGACGCGGCTTCTGCGGCGCCGGTGGGTACGGATACGGCGGTGCGGTAGGTGGCGCGATCGACACGTCCATCCCTCCCTCGTTAGTCCTGGTCTCCAGTGTCCTCGTCAGGCCGGCATCGTGCCGCCGGGCGGCTGCATCGGGTTAACACCTGGCATCGGGAACGTCGTGACGGGCTGTTCGTAGGTAGGTACCGCTTCCTTGTCCTGGCTCTGCAGAACGGTCGGCCCCTCGGCGAGCGCACCGGACTGCTTGGTGGCCCAGGTGCTGTCGGTGGCATCGACCTTGGAGCGCAGCAGCTCCGCCTTTCCCGACACTGCGGCCAGCGCGATATCGAGCTGCGACATCGCGGCGGGGATCGGCGGCGTGATGGTCGGGATGACGCTGGCAGCCAGCGTCTGACCGGCCTTGGCCGCAGCCTTGTGAAGCTGGTCAGTCTCGATGTCGAGCTTGGATTTCGCGCCCATAGAGGCCATTGTCCCAGGCCCGGACGACATTGGGAACCGCAAAAAGCCCTAGACCCTGGCCGCTGGAGGTGTTGCGTGCAGGGGCAGCCAGCGAGGCGGAGATCGTGCATCCCATAGCTCAGCCGGGCATCACAGGACGGGGGTCGCGCCTATAAATGAACTGTGGGGATGCATTTGCGTGTGGCAGCGGCGGCACTAGGCGTTCTGGTAATCGCAGGATGTAGCACCAGTCCCAGCCACCCAGCCCCTTGGCCAGGCAAATTCTTCTCTAACACCCACACGATCGACTTCTACGATCAGACCTACAACATCGCCGACGTCAAAATCCTCTGTAGCCAGGATGACGCTGGGCTGAAGGTCGTCATCACTGCGCCGGACGGCACCCAGGTGACAGCTGTACGGCCCAAGGATGGATCGCAGAGATCGAACGTCGACGTGGTCGGAGGCGATCACGCGGCTCAGACGCTAGTGGACGGAGCGGTGTGGAAGAGCCAGGACGGCGAGTGGGGATTCGAGGGTAATCCGGACGACACCGAAAGCCACTCCGTCTTCTACCTGCATGACGGCGCAGCTATCTGTCCGGCCCGTTAGCGGCGGCTTCGACGCTCGGCCCGTGACTCACCCGTGTGCGCGTGGGGCGCACGACGCCTTGTAGGCAGGGGCAGGGGCAAGCAAGCAATGTCGCCAAGCAGCGGGACTCACCCGTGTGCGCGTAGGGCGCACCACGATCAGCGCCAGCCGGCGGCCGGCCGGCCGGGCCGATCGTGATACGGGTTCGACTCACCCGTGTGCGCGGGCGCGTGGGGCGCACGCTAGCTGACCAGTGTTAATGGACGCTGATCCGCAGTCTTCGGATGATCAGTCGATTGCTCGGCTGAGGTGGCCGCACCGTGGTGGTGCGGTCTTCCCGCGTCAGTGACCTGGCGTCGCCGGCCCACTGATGTGGGGGCGGGCGCTCGGCCTCGGCGGGCGTTTTGCGTCTCCTCGGTGTCGGGGGTGACGGCCACCGCGTAGGTGGCGATGTTGATGGCCGCGTTGACGTCTCGATCGAGGTCGAGGCCACATTCGGCGCACCGATATGCACGCTGAGACAAACGGAGCTTGGTTCTCGCTCCGCAGGTCGAGCATGTCTGGCTGGACGGGTACCACCTGTCGCAGACCGCGATGGTGGAGGCGTACCAGCGAGCCTTGTAGTTGAGTTGGTGGCGAAGTTCGCCGGGGGCGGCGTCGAGAATGGCGCGGTTGAGCCCTGCTTTGGCGCGCACGTTGGTGCCGGGCTGGTCGATGGTGCCGCGCGCGGAGCGCGTCATGCCGAGGACGTTGAGGTCCTCGATGGCCACGGTCGCCCAGCCGGTGGCGAGTCGTTTGGTGAGGGTGTGCAGAGTGGTGGCGCGTTGCTCGGCGACTTCGTGGTGCCGGCGACCAACGACGGCTGCCGCGCGTCGCCGGCGCGTTGATCCCCTCTGGGTGCGGGAGAGCTTGCGTTGAGCTTTGTTGAGGCGGGCCCGTGCGCGGTCGAGGTGGCGAGGGTTGTCGATGATGTCGCCGGTCGAGAGTGCCGCGAGGTGGTGGACTCCGACGTCGACGCCGACCGTGCCAGCCTTGCGCTGCCGGCGGGTCGGCGCTGCAGTGATCGCTGCGGGGGTTTTGGTGAGGATGCTGGCGTACCAGCGATGTCCACCGCGGCTGATGGTGACGGACTGGATGATGGCGCCACGGTCGAGTGCTCGGCAGAGCTTCTTGGTGGAGTCGTGGACGCGCAGCGATCCGAGGCGCGGCACGATGATGCGTCGGTATCCGGTGTCGGGGCGGATCGACGGGTTCTTGACGTCGTGGTGGATGCGAAACGAGTCGCGTGAGCGGTGCTTGGTTTTGAACCG comes from the Mycobacterium sp. JS623 genome and includes:
- a CDS encoding RNA-guided endonuclease InsQ/TnpB family protein, with the protein product MTTGDVEMRAYRFALDLTPTQEQQCRQHAGAARWAYNHALAAKFAALDARQATITTLVEQGVDPKVAATQAPKIPTKPAIQKALNATKGDNRTDLDGDCPWWHTVSTYAFQSAMIDVDTAWKNWLDSITGKRRGQRVSRPRFKTKHRSRDSFRIHHDVKNPSIRPDTGYRRIIVPRLGSLRVHDSTKKLCRALDRGAIIQSVTISRGGHRWYASILTKTPAAITAAPTRRQRKAGTVGVDVGVHHLAALSTGDIIDNPRHLDRARARLNKAQRKLSRTQRGSTRRRRAAAVVGRRHHEVAEQRATTLHTLTKRLATGWATVAIEDLNVLGMTRSARGTIDQPGTNVRAKAGLNRAILDAAPGELRHQLNYKARWYASTIAVCDRWYPSSQTCSTCGARTKLRLSQRAYRCAECGLDLDRDVNAAINIATYAVAVTPDTEETQNARRGRAPAPTSVGRRRQVTDAGRPHHHGAATSAEQSTDHPKTADQRPLTLVS